The following proteins are encoded in a genomic region of Glycine max cultivar Williams 82 chromosome 18, Glycine_max_v4.0, whole genome shotgun sequence:
- the LOC102669439 gene encoding FRIGIDA-like protein 1 produces MATLKTISAALNLVDSKKENLKKAFDDLQSLFSPLPLSWSDLDSHFTTVHHSLTHRFHLLQSQSETLTLTPNSDPPPQTPQNANFSSNPTDPSSNHDESSPGVSPQNDAVKGSVTPRNELVAFCEKMDGVGLMNYVNDNFQDRARIQAELPGAFRHAPDAGAMVLGALERFHGEGSGNELKEWELRRIRKTCIVMLKQFRVAALSVSAEASVRARKLALAWKERLVGDDDNMFGALGLLHLVCAFGFVSEFSLDELVGFSVAAPTNEEDFPELCRAVGLTERVPDIVQKLIDKDKHILAVKYILEFNLADRISPVPILKACVDEAKKLGKRLFQEGKSLNESMSREINTLRSVIKTIESYKLESEYPLASLEQHIEQLKRQKTNNKRAAPAPAAKPPQHQQQQQQQKRNMQNQQQQTGIKRPRASAPVGPAAVLKNVNSTIHHYQQSLAHQSGLFPEHPNPYMSSPAMPFGMVAPTPNVPPYAGPSAGPYGHDGVPMGPSGNPNLGGSHLSLSEPHVQTGGYYDRASTYGGIGLQHYYQASYYPQ; encoded by the exons ATGGCTACACTGAAGACGATCTCTGCAGCACTGAACCTGGTCGATTCCAAGAAAGAGAATCTCAAGAAAGCCTTCGACGATCTCCAATCCCTTTTCTCTCCCCTCCCTCTCTCATGGTCCGACCTCGATTCCCACTTCACCACCGTCCACCACTCCCTCACCCACCGCTTCCACCTCCTCCAATCCCAATCcgaaaccctaaccctaaccccaaaTTCCGACCCACCACCCCAAACCCCCCAAAACGCGAACTTTTCGTCAAACCCTACCGACCCATCATCGAATCACGACGAATCTTCACCTGGGGTGTCCCCCCAAAACGACGCCGTTAAGGGCTCGGTCACGCCCAGGAACGAATTGGTCGCTTTCTGCGAGAAAATGGACGGTGTAGGATTGATGAATTACGTCAATGACAACTTTCAGGATAGGGCAAGGATTCAGGCGGAGCTTCCCGGCGCGTTTCGACACGCGCCGGACGCCGGCGCGATGGTTCTGGGAGCTTTGGAGAGGTTTCACGGGGAGGGTAGTGGTAATGAATTGAAGGAATGGGAATTGAGGAGGATTAGGAAGACTTGCATTGTGATGTTGAAGCAGTTCAGGGTTGCTGCTCTGAGTGTGAGTGCTGAGGCAAGTGTGAGAGCCAGGAAGTTGGCTTTGGCATGGAAAGAGAGGTTGGTGGGTGATGATGACAATATGTTTGGAGCTTTGGGGCTTTTGCATTTGGTTTGTGCATTTGGTTTTGTCTCTGAATTCAGCTTGGATGAGCTTGTTGGCTTTTCGGTTGCGGCCCCGACTAATGAGGAGGACTTCCCAGAGCTGTGCCGGGCGGTTGGGTTGACGGAGAGAGTTCCTG ATATTGTTCAAAAACTTATAGATAAGGACAAACATATTCTGGCTGTCAAGTATATTCTTGAGTTTAATCTTGCTGACAGGATTTCACCTGTTCCTATTTTGAAAGCTTGTGTGGATGAAGCTAAGAAACTTGGTAAAAGACTTTTCCAGGAAGGAAAGTCATTG AATGAGAGTATGTCTAGAGAAATTAATACACTGAGATCGGTGATCAAGACTATTGAGAGTTATAAGCTTGAATCTGAATACCCACTAGCTAGCCTGGAACAGCATATAGAGCAATTAAAGAGGCAGAAGACAAATAATAAACGTGCTGCACCAGCTCCTGCTGCAAAGCCTCCTCAGcatcaacagcaacaacaacagcaaaagAGAAATATGCAGAACCAACAGCAGCAGACTGGGATCAAGCGTCCTCGAGCATCAGCACCAGTTGGCCCTGCAGCTGTCCTCAAGAATGTCAATTCAACTATTCACCACTACCAGCAATCTCTTGCCCATCAATCAGGTTTGTTTCCAGAGCATCCAAATCCATACATGAGCTCGCCAGCCATGCCATTTGGCATGGTGGCTCCTACCCCAAATGTTCCTCCTTATGCAGGTCCTTCAGCTGGGCCTTATGGTCATGATGGTGTCCCAATGGGTCCCAGTGGCAACCCCAATCTTGGTGGTTCTCATCTTAGCTTGTCAGAGCCACATGTGCAAACTGGTGGTTATTATGATAGAGCCTCTACTTATGGTGGGATTGGGCTGCAACATTATTACCAAGCATCTTATTATCCTCAATAG
- the LOC100782039 gene encoding probable serine/threonine-protein kinase WNK11 has translation MMPSVKSDASDKDSEPFVEVDPTRRYGRYSELLGSGAVKKVYRAFDQEEGIEVAWNQVKLRNFSDDPAMLDRLYSEVRLLRSLTNKNIISLYSVWRDEKHNTLNFITEVCTSGNLRKYRKKHRHVSMRALKKWSKQILEGLNYLHLHDPCIIHRDLNCSNVFVNGNTGQVKIGDLGLAAIVGKSHSAHSILGTPEFMAPELYDEDYTEMVDIYSFGMCVLEMVTLEIPYSECDSVAKIYKKVSSGVRPQALNKIKDAEVKAFIERCLAQPRARPSAAELLKDPFFDVLDGDENDDFNAP, from the exons ATG ATGCCGAGTGTTAAGTCTGATGCATCTGACAAAGACTCAGAACCATTTGTTGAAGTTGATCCAACAAGAAGATATGGCAGATACAGTGAACTATTAGGATCTGGTGCTGTGAAAAAGGTGTATAGGGCATTtgatcaagaagagggaatagaggTGGCTTGGAACCAAGTGAAGCTGAGGAACTTCAGTGATGACCCTGCCATGCTGGATAGGCTTTACTCTGAAGTGAGGTTGCTAAGAAGCTTGACCAACAAAAACATCATTTCCCTCTACAGTGTTTGGAGGGATGAGAAGCACAACACCTTGAACTTCATCACTGAGGTCTGCACCAGTGGGAATCTGAGGAAGTACAGGAAGAAGCACAGACATGTGTCCATGAGGGCCTTGAAAAAGTGGTCCAAGCAGATATTGGAAGGATTGAATTACTTGCATTTGCAtgacccttgtatcatccacaGAGACCTCAACTGCAGCAATGTGTTTGTGAATGGGAATACTGGCCAG GTTAAGATTGGCGACTTGGGTTTGGCAGCAATAGTGGGGAAGAGCCACTCTGCACATTCAATTCTTGGGACACCAGAATTCATGGCGCCTGAGTTATATGATGAGGACTACACTGAAATGGTTGACATATACTCATTTGGAATGTGTGTCTTAGAGATGGTGACACTAGAGATTCCATATAGCGAGTGTGACAGTGTTGCCAAGATATACAAGAAAGTGTCATCAGGTGTGAGACCACAGGCCTTGAACAAGATCAAAGATGCTGAGGTGAAGGCTTTCATTGAGAGGTGCCTTGCTCAACCAAGGGCTAGACCTTCTGCTGCTGAGTTGCTCAAGGACCCCTTCTTTGATGTGCTTGATGGTGACGAAAATGACGATTTTAATGCTCCATGA
- the LOC102663875 gene encoding uncharacterized protein, translated as MKDIITKRGKYIDSENIVVGGNCSTIIQRKLPKKFKDPRSVTIPCTIGKETVDKALIDLGASINLMPLSMCRRIGNLKIDSTKMTLQLVDHSITRPYGVVEDVLVKVRHFTFPVDFVIMDIDEDTKIPLILGRPFMLTANCVVDLGNESLELSIDSQKITFDLFKAMKYPREGWKCFKIEEIDKDNNVNILDTPHTSLEKAIVNKMDCLTSEEEEDLKACLEDLDRQEIIPEKEACFEILENEALPEKKKVELKVLPKHLKYVFLEGDTKPVVISNALTQEEENRLVDILRKHKEAIGWHISDLKRIIPSYCMHKIMMEDVYKPIRQP; from the coding sequence ATGAAAGACATCATCACTAAGAGAGGGAAATATATAGATAGCGAGAACATTGTAGTAGGAGGAAACTGTAGCACGATCATTCAAAGGAAGCTACCTAAAAAGTTCAAGGACCCCAGAAGTGTTACCATCCCATGCACTATAGGGAAAGAAACGGTTGATAAAGCCCTCATTGATCTAGGGGCAAGCATCAATTTGATGCCTTTATCAATGTGTAGACGAATTGGGAATCTAAAAATTGATTCCACTAAGATGACACTTCAATTGGTAGACCACTCAATTACGAGACCATACGGGGTGGTAGAAGATGTCCTGGTCAAGGTTCGCCACTTCACTTTTCCGGTGGACTTTGTTATCATGGACATCGATGAGGACACAAAAATTCCCCTTATCTTAGGCAGACCCTTCATGTTGACTGCCAACTGTGTGGTAGATCTAGGGAACGAAAGCTTGGAACTGAGTATTGACAGTCAGAAGATAACTTTCGACCTCTTTAAAGCAATGAAATATCCACGGGAAGGTTGGAAGTGCTTCAAGATAGAAGAGATTGACAAGGACAATAATGTCAATATTCTGGATACACCACACACTTCACTGGAGAAGGCAATAGTAAATAAGATGGACTGTCTCACcagtgaagaagaagaggatctCAAGGCTTGCTTGGAAGACTTGGATCGGCAAGAAATCATTCCTGAGAAAGAAGCCTGTTTTGAGATATTAGAGAATGAGGCTCTGCCAGAGAAAAAGAAGGTTGAATTAAAGGTATTGCCTAAGCATTTAAAGTATGTGTTCCTGGAGGGTGACACCAAACCTGTAGTAATTAGTAATGCACTAACACAGGAAGAAGAGAACAGGTTGGTGGACATCCTGAGGAAGCATAAGGAGGCAATCGGATGGCATATATCTGACTTGAAGCGAATCATTCCTTCATACTGCATGCATAAAATAATGATGGAGGACGTTTACAAGCCTATTCGACAACCTTAG
- the LOC102664011 gene encoding uncharacterized protein — MDGEPARRVTLEDFSHTTTPEFFTSITPPEVQAPNILYPHSLIQLIQGNLFHGLPSEDPYTHLASFIEICNTVKIAGVPAQAVRLNLFSFSLAGEAKRWLHSFKGNTFRTWEEVVEKFLKKYFPESKTAEGKLEISSFHQVPDESLSEALDRFHGLLRKTPTHGYSEPAQLNIFIDGLRPESKQLLDASAEGKIKLKTPEEAMELIENMAASDQAILRDRSYVPTKRSLLELSTQDATLAQHKMLSRQLKALMKTLNKLPQQLQAVNTSHSPVLQVEGCPTCGGTHGPGQCTIQHEPSQEINYMGNPNLHGFQGYNQGNPFGYNNGPPGFNQGRNFNQGSGWRNQGNQYKEPRPQPPY; from the coding sequence ATGGACGGAGAACCAGCACGTAGGGTTACATTAGAGGACTTCTCTCATACTACTACTCCTGAATTCTTCACAAGTATCACACCGCCGGAGGTTCAAGCGCCTAATATTTTGTACCCTCATTCTCTCATTCAGTTGATTCAGGGGAACCTCTTCCATGGTCTCCCAAGTGAGGATCCTTATACGCATCTAGCTTCATTTATAGAAATATGCAACACGGTTAAGATAGCGGGAGTTCCAGCACAAGCAGTACGCCTCAACCTCTTTTCTTTCTCGTTAGCAGGAGAGGCAAAAAGATGGTTGCATTCTTTTAAGGGCAACACCTTTAGGACTTGGGAAGAAGTTGTAGAGAAATTTCTGAAAAAGTACTTCCCTGAATCCAAGACAGCTGAAGGGAAACTGGAAATCTCATCTTTCCATCAAGTCCCAGATGAATCCCTTAGCGAAGCCTTAGATCGTTTCCACGGATTGTTAAGGAAAACGCCCACTCATGGATATAGTGAGCCAGCACAATTAAACATCTTCATTGATGGATTACGACCTGAATCGAAGCAATTACTGGACGCATCCGCGGAAGGAAAGATCAAGTTAAAGACACCCGAGGAAGCGATGGAACTCATTGAGAACATGGCAGCTAGCGATCAGGCTATCCTTCGTGACCGTTCCTATGTCCCAACAAAGAGAAGCCTCCTAGAGCTTAGTACACAAGACGCAACTCTGGCACAACATAAGATGTTGTCTAGACAACTAAAAGCTCTTATGAAGACACTCAACAAATTGCCCCAACAACTGCAAGCAGTGAATACTTCTCATTCCCCTGTTTTGCAAGTAGAGGGATGTCCCACATGTGGAGGGACACATGGGCCTGGACAATGCACAATCCAACATGAGCCCTCTCAAGAAATAAATTACATGGGCAATCCTAATCTCCACGGTTTCCAAGGCTACAACCAAGGAAACCCATTCGGATACAATAACGGACCACCCGGATTTAACCAGGGAAGAAACTTTAACCAAGGCTCCGGCTGGAGAAATCAAGGAAATCAATACAAGGAGCCTAGGCCTCAACCACCGTACTAG